The Papaver somniferum cultivar HN1 chromosome 3, ASM357369v1, whole genome shotgun sequence genome includes a region encoding these proteins:
- the LOC113360497 gene encoding uncharacterized protein LOC113360497 — MEPFEELYGRPCRSPVCWTKIGERSIFGPDLVRETTKKVQLIQQRLLTAHSRQKSYADKRRRPLEFIVGDFLLLKVSPNRGVKRFGKKGKLSPRYIGLFQIIRRVGAVSYQLELPQRFEHVHDTFHVSMLRKYERDPSYAIDPSNIIAWEDLEIQEDATYVERSVRILDFKEHVLRTKTIPMVKVQWQRRHVEEAT; from the coding sequence ATGGAACCTTTTGAAGAATTGTATGGACGACCTTGTAGATCTCCAGTATGTTGGACCAAGATCGGTGAACGAAGCATTTTTGGACCTGACTTGGTACGAGAGACGACTAAAAAGGTTCAATTAATCCAACAGAGGTTACTGACAGCTCATAGTCGTCAGAAGAGTTATGCGGACAAGAGACGTCGACCTTTAGAGTTCATTGTGGGTGATTTTTTGTTACTTAAAGTGAGCCCGAATAGAGGTGTTAAGCGTTTTGGTAAGAAAGGAAAGTTATCACCACGATACATTGGGCTTTTCCAGATTATTCGGCGTGTTGGTGCAGTATCTTATCAGTTGGAGTTACCTCAGCGATTTGAGCATGTCCATGACACTTTTCATGTGTCAATGTTGCGGAAGTACGAGAGGGATCCGTCTTATGCTATCGACCCTTCAAATATTATTGCTTGGGAAGATTTGGAAATCCAAGAGGATGCTACGTACGTGGAGCGATCGGTTCGAATTTTGGACTTTAAGGAGCATGTGCTTCGCACTAAGACCATCCCTATGGTTAAGGTGCAGTGGCAACGTCGCCATGTTGAGGAAGCAACGTGA